Sequence from the Candidatus Trichorickettsia mobilis genome:
GCCGTTTTGAGTTTTCTTTGAATCTTAGAGTATGATAATAATATTTATCACCATCACCTTTGATAAAACCACCTTCCGTTCTAATTAAAGCTAGTACCTGCGTTATAACTTCTTCTACTTCTTGATAATTTTGTTTTTGCTGATCAATTTGTTGATATAATGCTTGTAAATGATTTACTGGCATTTCATCTTGATTATTATAGATAGTCTGTAAAATTTTTAATATATCAATAGCTTTCAAGTGGTATTTGAGGGCTATTTTATAAGAAGCAAGTAACAAGCTAACCTTTTTCGTTGCAGTGATTATCTGATAATCACCTCGATTGATAATTCTATTATCCTTGTAGTCTCCCACATCTTTATAAATAGTTGTTTCAGCTTGTACTCTCGGCAATGTTAGCTCCAATTGTTTATTATCTGTATGCTCAATCTGTACTATCTTTCTAGTCTTGATTTTAAATTCAATTTTAGGTGATGGATATTTTTTTAGCTCAATTTTTCGCTCTATAGGTTTTTCTTGGGGGGTCTTATTTAGATTACTAAGATTTGTATTGTAATTGTCTTCTAACTCCTTATTTAAAATTTTTACATTACTTACACTAATATAGATAGTTGCGTTCTGTTTATTATCTTCTAAATATCTTAGACATCTAGTACTTGCCTGTAGCACATAATTATTAGATGAAGAAACCTCTGAAATCAAAGCAGTTGCAAATAATGTTTTACAATCCCAACCTTCTTTTCCTTTCTCAATAAGTAGAATAATTCTTTTCGTATGATCAGCATCTAAATTTAAGAAAGTTTTAACTTCTTTATTTGATGATTTCTGGGTATTTTTAAGTATTATATCACTGCTCATGCCTAGTTGAGCTAAAGTTTTCTCTATTGATTTCCTTGCTAGTTCCAAGTGTTCTTCATGCTTAAAATAAAACGCTATTTTTTCAAAACCTTGTTTATATTTAGCAAAAAAATCTCTTATAATTTCATTAATTGCTATCTCTTCTTCCTCATTATTTTTTAATGAATATTGTAATATACTATTTTCAAGACTTTTTAATATACCATCTTTTATGCCTTCTTCTAGCCCATACCAAAATACAACATCTTTCAGCATTTGTGTCTTAGTGTAAGGTGTACCAGTGGTGTTAATTACGCAAACTATATTTGATTGCTCGTGTAGGTGGTTAATTGTTGCACGTACTTTTTTTAAATCTTCACCGATTCTATTGCCATAAGTATGATGTGCTTCATCTGAAAATATTGCAAGATTTGGTAAGGATTTTATTCTTTCTAGTCTAGCATTTGATTCTTGCTCTCTTTTCTCACCATTAAATTCTGTTTGTATTCTTTCTTTTTTACTTCTTAAGATTAATTTCTCTGAGTTGCTAACGATCACATTTCATTGACTCTCTTTTTGCACTACCAAAAGGCGATCAGTATCACCAGCAAAAGTATATTTTACATTAGCAAGAAATGAATTCAACAAATGAGGGGGTAAGATTTTAGCAAAAGGTAACAAAGCGATATTTTTTAAGGAATTTTTTAATATAGTAAGACCAGGAGCAAATACCAAAGCATTTTTAATAAAATTAAACTCTGATTTTTTATTTTCATTAGCTATTGCGATAGCAAATTCAATAGCAATAATTGCACTAATAATATTAGTTTTTCCACTACCCATTGCCAAAGCTAATATATAACTCGGATAATCTAAGTTCAACGTCTCTGTAAGAGCATCGTATTTGTATTGATCTGCAACACCTGGATTCAGCAAATCTTTTAACACGTCATCTAACGTTTCAAAAAATCTTATGTTATATTGGTTAATATGCTTTATACCTAATACTTCTACAAAATCCTCTAGATTTTTAAAATATTCTTTGTATAGATCAATAATTTTAGGAGTTTCTTTTACAAAACGTAAAAACAAATATGTCTCTATTGCGTTAAATTGTGCTGTTCTGAGATAGTTACTTTCATTTTTGTTAAATTTTAGTATTTCTACCACTTCGGAAAATTGAGATTGATATCTCGATTTTCTCCAAGGCTCTATTTCATCACATAAAATTTGATATAAATTCTTCATTGGGTTTATTTGCGATTTTGTATTATTTTAACAACTCGGAGTATCAGCAACATCTCTGTAAAAAGGTACGGTTTTAGTTTAATTGCTTGAGAGTTTTCTTCTTTTTAGCCATTCATATAAAGTAGATGGAGAACATTCAATTAATTTAGAAATAGCTCTTTTATTAATTACCTTCTTTAAATACTTAAGTATCTCATCTCGATAATTATCAAGCTTAAGTAGCTGTGCCTGACCCTTAGGTCTACCAAGTTTCATTCCATCTTCTTTGCGTTTTGCTAAAGCCTCTTTAGTCCTGCTTGAGATAAATTCTCTCTCTATTTGAGCAGCAAGCCCTAAAACTGTGGCAGTTATTGTAGATTGTATAGAGCCGTCTATCGCGATATGATTTTTAGCAATATGCACAGATATCTCTTTTTTAGCTGCAGCTTCCAATATTTCTAAAACTTGTAAGGTTGATCTCCCTAGCCTAGAAATTTCTGATACTACAATAAGATCGCTTTTTTTTGCTTTCTCAAGAATATTGCCGATGGCACGTTCTTTCCAAGTGATTTTACCACTAATTGTATCTTCTACAAATTTTATCGGATTAATATTACGATTATTACAATATTCTAATAAACCGAACTTTTGATTTTTAATATCTTGTTGGTCTGATGAGACTCTTAAGTAAGCAAAATTGGTCATTTTTGGGTGTTTGTTTTGTAAAAACTATATTATTAATTAAATATCTAGCTTTCACATATCACTCTGGTAGCATATTTGTATAACCTAATTTCGCGTTTATAGCGTTATCGAATGCTGTAATTATATGTTCAAGGTAGGGTTATACCTGATCCGTAAATTCAGCGTTTAAAAGCCTTTAAATAAGGTTCGTAACATTAAGAAGAAAAATTAAGTGTTTTATTGTTTTTTCCATCTACCGAGATAATACTCAAATTCGCTTAATCGTTCAATAAAAGTTCCGCTTAAATCTTTGCTAGTTTCACAGTACAAAGCCTAACTCTCTAAGCTTAGGTTGTGCGTTAAAAATGAACGTTAAGTAATTTGAAGCATCTCCTTTGGTTAATTGATCACTAGCTTTATACTTCTCTGGTAGCCATTTCAACTGGCTTTCAGACGGAGACATTCCACGCCAACTGGCGGTCTTTCTTGCAGCTTCTTCATCCTCAAAGCGATAGAGAAAGTCGTTACCAACCTCTATTGCTTCAGCCTTATTACAGCTATAGACTACTTTGCTTGGTACTTGTCTATTGCTTTCTTCTCCTCTCTTTGTTGATCCGCCTATAGTAGACCAACTGTTATCGTTTTGTTTTAATATACAGCACCAGCTATTAAATCCCGAAGCTATCATCGCTTCTTGCTCTAGTTCCAAAACAGTCCAAGAAAAGCCAGAACGTTTAAGCAAGTCTATTTCTCGCATCTTAAAGTTTGCTATTACTTGTAGTGATTCGCTTTCCTTCTCGCTAGCTTCACTCTCCTGTTTTAATAAGTCGCAACCGCATAATGGACATTCAACGCTACTTTTCGGTATCTTTTTCTTGCAGCTTGTACAAAGTTTATAACCTTCTGCTTTTAACGTTAGGTCTACCGACTGCTCTAAGTTGCCGTGTATTATTGATGAAATCCCAAAGTCCAGCACTACGCAATCGTTTTTCTCAATGTTAGGGTATATAGCATGGTCAATGGTTCTTAAACCTCTGCCGACCATCTGGATCATGGTTGATTTGTAGGAAGATTGTCGCAGCAACACCACGCAGGATATAGGCGGAAAGTCCCAGCCTTCAGTTAGGATTGCTACGTTGACGATTACTTGTGCTTTACCGCTTGTTACGGCTTCTAGTGTAAGTTTTCTTTGTAACAAAGAACATTCACCAGTTACCAATACCGCTTTAATTCCAGCTTCATTAAATGCATTAGTAATATTCTTCGCATGTTCAATACTGGAACAAAATACCACAGTTTTACGATTGCTAGCTTTCTCCTGCCAGTGTTTTACTACTTCGCTATTTAGCGGTATCGTATCCAAAATACCAGCTACTTCCTGTTCGCTATAGTCGCCGCTACTGGCTCTAACCCTTAATGCCTGTAGCTTTTCTTGAGTATTACCTAAGTCTATGATAAAAGTTTTCGGTCTTACCAAATGACCGCTAGCTATTAATTCCCAGATTTTGATTTGATCGCCGCAGTTATCGAATATCCTACCCAAAC
This genomic interval carries:
- a CDS encoding TnsA endonuclease N-terminal domain-containing protein, whose protein sequence is MIVSNSEKLILRSKKERIQTEFNGEKREQESNARLERIKSLPNLAIFSDEAHHTYGNRIGEDLKKVRATINHLHEQSNIVCVINTTGTPYTKTQMLKDVVFWYGLEEGIKDGILKSLENSILQYSLKNNEEEEIAINEIIRDFFAKYKQGFEKIAFYFKHEEHLELARKSIEKTLAQLGMSSDIILKNTQKSSNKEVKTFLNLDADHTKRIILLIEKGKEGWDCKTLFATALISEVSSSNNYVLQASTRCLRYLEDNKQNATIYISVSNVKILNKELEDNYNTNLSNLNKTPQEKPIERKIELKKYPSPKIEFKIKTRKIVQIEHTDNKQLELTLPRVQAETTIYKDVGDYKDNRIINRGDYQIITATKKVSLLLASYKIALKYHLKAIDILKILQTIYNNQDEMPVNHLQALYQQIDQQKQNYQEVEEVITQVLALIRTEGGFIKGDGDKYYYHTLRFKENSKRLDLLTENKTNSQYGFHYEPYNFDVEAERNFFNKILDILTIKIEQIEDIYFTGGLTNPKYTDFYFEYKAEDNKYHKYYPDFLIKKKNGELYIIEIKSESTLEDTTLEDKKKAVEEIVRINENKIKYSVLYASGAEINKEELGYGEVIKFIKQ
- a CDS encoding DEAD/DEAH box helicase; this encodes MLLRERQREFVERNIAALIDSGSTLGVAPTGAGKTICLSAVVGELSKSTASFKTCVLAHRDELTYQNLAKFSLINPHVSTSLYNAEVKSWEGQVTFAMVQTLAKENNLKTMPQLDLIVIDEAHHATAKTYQAILDHAKKLNPLVKIFGVTATPNRGDKSGLGRIFDNCGDQIKIWELIASGHLVRPKTFIIDLGNTQEKLQALRVRASSGDYSEQEVAGILDTIPLNSEVVKHWQEKASNRKTVVFCSSIEHAKNITNAFNEAGIKAVLVTGECSLLQRKLTLEAVTSGKAQVIVNVAILTEGWDFPPISCVVLLRQSSYKSTMIQMVGRGLRTIDHAIYPNIEKNDCVVLDFGISSIIHGNLEQSVDLTLKAEGYKLCTSCKKKIPKSSVECPLCGCDLLKQESEASEKESESLQVIANFKMREIDLLKRSGFSWTVLELEQEAMIASGFNSWCCILKQNDNSWSTIGGSTKRGEESNRQVPSKVVYSCNKAEAIEVGNDFLYRFEDEEAARKTASWRGMSPSESQLKWLPEKYKASDQLTKGDASNYLTFIFNAQPKLRELGFVL
- a CDS encoding recombinase family protein, with amino-acid sequence MTNFAYLRVSSDQQDIKNQKFGLLEYCNNRNINPIKFVEDTISGKITWKERAIGNILEKAKKSDLIVVSEISRLGRSTLQVLEILEAAAKKEISVHIAKNHIAIDGSIQSTITATVLGLAAQIEREFISSRTKEALAKRKEDGMKLGRPKGQAQLLKLDNYRDEILKYLKKVINKRAISKLIECSPSTLYEWLKRRKLSSN